GTCCCTGCAGAGACTTTGAAGTCAGGACCCAGTGAAATGTcaccagcaacagcagcagcagctgctgtgACAGAAGGGGTCCGTTCCCCAGGAGGCCCAGTGGCTGCTTTGGTGTCACATGTTTCTTGGATCCCCTGGGGGACTGGGCAGCTTGGTTGCAGGCCCGAAGGATGTGGGACTCTGACTTGCTGAATATCTGTGCGCTTCCCAGCAGAcctccctccctgctctgccacCTCCTGCAGGCTCTGTGTACCCGAACTCCAAACTGTCTTTTTAATAACTTCCCCAccccatttaaattttttttattattttgatgggGTTttgagcccaggctgaccttgcctTCACGCATGACATCACTCTTGTGTTATATCTCTTAACATGTTCATCCCCAGATCTgcatcccagctgctcagacacCCATCTCCAAGGCCTTTATCCCTCCATATCTAACTGCCTCAGGTACCATCAGATcagccttttgtttttgtttgtattttcattttttttttgagacaggacttctctgtgtagtcctggccaccctggaacccactctgtagaccaggctggccttgaactcagagatccacttgccctgCCTTCCTGGgcttaaaggtgcgcaccaccacctcCTAGCCATATCAACCTCTAAGTGAAGTTCTGTCTGGTTCCTGCTCTTGTCCATGCCACCTGTCTTCCCCTGACTCACTGCCTACACCAGATAGTCTCCATGTCCTTTGccagctcttccctcccctgccctggctgttttgggcatggtggtgcacgcctgtgatcctgccactcaggaggctggcttgggctacatagtaagaccccatctcaaacaaaaacaatcgGGGGTCGGGGTGGCTGGCACCACGTATATTCCAAGCTACTCTagggctgaggtgggaagattgcTTACTTGGAGCCAGGAGCTAGAAAGCAGCCTGGGCCATAGAAGGACCCTGGAAGAAAATCAAGAAACTGCTCTCCACCTGCTTTGCAGCTCTTGCAGTAAACTCCTCCTCTGCACGGTCCACAGGGTGCTGCTGTCCGTCTTCTCTTGTTATTTATATGATTGACACCATCATTGTCATCCAGATGGGCGGGCTACCTATCATTTTTCTCTCCTAGGCTTCCTCTGCCTCATCCCCTTGAGTAGCTGGGACTGTAGATACTCCTGCCACACCCAGCCTCGTATTCTTGCCCCTTATCCCTCAGGGATCACCCTGACACTGCTGTGCTGATTCCTTCCTTCGTTCATTCACTCAGCAGTGTCTTAGCCTTGAGCTGCTATAACAAATGCCGTGGACTGAACTGGATAAACAACGGGAATTGCTGACTCGGTAGCTGGCGGTCAGAGTGCTGCTTCTGGTGTCTCTAGAAACTGTTTCATCaacttctctttaaaaattattttaaaattgccttcattgtcccagcactcaggaggtagaagcaggctggtctctgtgagttgaggccaaccaggtctacatggtaagttcctggccagtcagagttacatggtgagacTATCACAgaagtattttgtgtgtgttgggggaagggaggtgcatgtggaggtcacaggacagctttttggagtccattttcttctaccatgttggtcctggggactgaactcgggtagCCAGCAAGTCACGGTCTGGGTCAGCTTCTTGCTGTGTCCTCACCTGCTCTTTCCTCTGCATGCAAATCACCAGGGCCTCTGTTTATCTGAGCATTAACATCTGAggttgtttgtgtgtgctgtcGGCCAGAGCACAACCTCGGATATCATTCCTCAGGACACATCCACCTGGCCCCTAaccttttattttgtgcatgtatgagcatgtgcatgcacgGCATGCTTGcggatggaggtcagaagataatttACTGGAGTCTGAGACTCGTTCCTTTTACCCTATGCCTTTGGTCACTGAGCCCGAGCCATCCCGCAACCCTGTCTACTTCTCCAGGGCTGGAATTACTGCCACTGCCCTCTCAGacattttttctatctttttaaatttgggttctgggaattggaaTTGAAAACACACATCTAATCCACACTCTTGCAAAGCAAGGGCTTCACTGGCAGTGATTTCCCTCGCCATACCATCcccttttgttgagacagggtctctatagttcaggctggcctgaaacttgagaTTCTCCGGCTTCCACCTTCTGACTGCAGGCTGGTGTGTACCCCGAGCTTGGCTTAATCAGTTTTCTGTTTCATCGTTCAGACTATGGACATGAGGAGAGCAGAGGTCTTGTTTGTTTAGAGCAGAGAGCACTATTTAGTGCAGACTACACAAATTGTAGAATTAATATTAATAGGTGCTTCTTGGAGTAAAAAGATGGCAGTCATCCTTGCCTCCCATAAGAGGCCCATGATCCAGTGGAAGGTGACATCTGAGGAGTCAAGGAAGTTTGTGGAGACTGTGGGAGACACCAAAAGGAATCACTATTCTATTTGACAAGAGGCTGCAACTAAGTTTGCCTGATGCCCTAAATCCTGTTCAAGGGCTCTATCTTAGGAACAATCATCTCGCTCACAGGGGGCAGGAATATTTGGACAGACAACTTTCAAACTAGGCACTTTCATCCGCTTGAAGCTGAGTTAGACGACAGGAAAAAAGGCTCCCGGCGCCGGTGTACGGAACACAGGAGTAAAATGGCTGCTACCAGGACTGCAGGCGCTATCCTGGGTCATGTGACTAAATAGCTTCCGGTTCCAACCCCGCCCTCCTCCACCCCGGGCTCTCGAGTCCCATTTCCTGGGCTCAGGCCGACCACGCGGAGAAATTCTGCGCTTCCCAGCACCCGGGCGGCTGTGACCCGAGAGCGGCCGCGGGCGCATGGAGGCGACCTCGCAGGGGGCGGCGCCCGCCGCGGCGCTGGCCGCCGTGCTCAAGCACAGCTCGGCCTTGCCGCCTGAGAGCGCCAAGGTGCAAGGTTACGACTTCAACCGCGGCGTAGATTACCAGGCACTTCTGGAGGCCTTCGGCACCACCGGCTTCCAGGCTACCAACTTTGGACGCGCGGTGCAGCAAGTCAACGCCATGGTGAGGCGCAGGGCGGCCCCGAAGCGGGACGGGAGGGCGGGACCGCGCCACGCGGATCCGCGTATGAGTGGCTGGGCGGGGCGGAGTCCTGGTAAATTGGCAGTCtgggatggggggagcttggggttAAAAGAAGGACATTGTAGGAGAGCTTAAGGTCGGGAGAGCCTTGGAGTAGCTCTCGCAGTGGAAGGGGGCTTGAAAAGAAGATGCTGTGTGATTCCTAAAAGGGGACAAACCCTAAGTGACAGACCTGAACCGGGAAAGCGGGGAGTAGGGTCCGCGCAGGGGTTGTGTTTTCGTTTCGAAATAGTCCCAGTATTCCTGAGTACAGTCAGACTCTGGAGTCCAGTCCACCTGGGGTTCCTCGACTGAGGGTCGGAGTCAGTGCAACTTTGCGGTGCCCCCATGCGCAGATTGAGAAGAAGCTGGAGCCGCTACCAGAAGATGAAGACCATCACGAAGATCTGACGCAGAGCCGCCGCCCACTCACTGGCTGCACCATTTTCTTGGGCTACACATCCAACCTCATCAGTTCGGGCATCCGGGAGACCATTCGCTACCTCGTGCAGCACAACATGGTGGGTCGATGTTAGGTCTGTGGTCTCAACCTCCCTGGGCAAGTGGATAATAAAACTGCTGTTCATTTAAGAGACATGAAGAAGGTTCTGAagaggctcagaagttaagagtatttgctgctcttgtggaagacctgggtttggttcccagcacccatgtggtggttcatagatgtctgtaactccatttccagggatgTATGCAAAACACTggtacacataaaaagaaaaagtaatttcaAAAAAGGATGCGAGgagatgggtttttgtttttgaacatGCTGGCAGTTCTTattccttagcctcctgagtgctgggatcacaggagtgTGCCACATTTTCTGGCTACAGGTCTGCTTTAAGCAGAGGAACAGGCTTGCGCTGTTTTGTTGCACGCTTGTGTCGGGATGAGTACGGGCTGATGTCAGGAGTGCGGCTAAGAAGGAGGCGAGCCTTGTTTTCTGTGCCTGTAGGTGGATGTGTTGGTGACGACTGCTGGAGGCGTGGAAGAAGATATCATCAAGTGCCTGGCACCCACTTACCTTGGCGAGTTCAGCCTCAGTGGGAAGGAGCTCCGGGAGAATGGTATCAACAGGTGGGGCCCCGAGTAGCGGTGGGGCAGGGGACCTGGGCCGAGGGTCTTGGTGACTGATGCCCATGTGCCTCCCATCCCCAGGATTGGGAACCTGCTGGTGCCAAACGATAATTACTGCAAGTTTGAGGACTGGCTCATGCCCATTCTGGACCAGATGGTGCTGGAACAGAACACAGAGGTAGGGCTGGAAGGGTTCAGGAGGACCTGGTTAGTGGAGTCAGAAGATGTCCGGGCTAATACTGATGTTCTTCCTTTAGGGTGTGAAGTGGACACCTTCCAAGATGATCTCCCGACTTGGCAAGGAGATCAACAACCCAGAGTCTGTGTATTATTGGGCTTATAAGGTGGGTTGGTGGGGACGAATCCCTAGGCTTTGGCATGTGCTG
Above is a window of Microtus pennsylvanicus isolate mMicPen1 chromosome 6, mMicPen1.hap1, whole genome shotgun sequence DNA encoding:
- the Dhps gene encoding deoxyhypusine synthase isoform X1; this encodes MEATSQGAAPAAALAAVLKHSSALPPESAKVQGYDFNRGVDYQALLEAFGTTGFQATNFGRAVQQVNAMIEKKLEPLPEDEDHHEDLTQSRRPLTGCTIFLGYTSNLISSGIRETIRYLVQHNMVDVLVTTAGGVEEDIIKCLAPTYLGEFSLSGKELRENGINRIGNLLVPNDNYCKFEDWLMPILDQMVLEQNTEGVKWTPSKMISRLGKEINNPESVYYWAYKNHIPVLSPALTDGSLGDMIFFHSYKNPGLVLDIVEDLRLINMQAIFAKRSGMIILGGGMVKHHIANANLMRNGADYAVYINTAQEFDGSDSGARPDEAVSWGKIRMDAQPVKVYADASLVFPLLVAKTFAQKADAFTTEKNED
- the Dhps gene encoding deoxyhypusine synthase isoform X2 translates to MEATSQGAAPAAALAAVLKHSSALPPESAKVQGYDFNRGVDYQALLEAFGTTGFQATNFGRAVQQVNAMIEKKLEPLPEDEDHHEDLTQSRRPLTGCTIFLGYTSNLISSGIRETIRYLVQHNMVDVLVTTAGGVEEDIIKCLAPTYLGEFSLSGKELRENGINRIGNLLVPNDNYCKFEDWLMPILDQMVLEQNTEGVKWTPSKMISRLGKEINNPESVYYWAYKNHIPVLSPALTDGSLGDMIFFHSYKNPGLVLDIVEGHFRQALRHDHPGWRYGEAPHRQC